The following coding sequences are from one Dama dama isolate Ldn47 chromosome 8, ASM3311817v1, whole genome shotgun sequence window:
- the PTAFR gene encoding platelet-activating factor receptor has product MTSSHFQPIAMEPNNSFRVDSEFRYTLFPIFYSIVFVLGVIANSYVLWVFANLYPSKKFNEIKIFMVNLTMADLLFLVTLPLWIVYYYNQGDWILPKFLCNVAGCFFFINTYCSVAFLAVITYNRFQAVTRPIKTAQATTRKRGILLSLIIWVSIVGAASYFFVLDSTNKERSKSGSGNITRCFEHYEKGSIPVLIIHIFLVFSFFLVFLIILFCNLVIIRTLLTQQVQMQRNAEVKRRALWMVCTVLAVFIICFVPHHLVQLPWTLAELGFQDTDFHQAINDAHQVTLCLLSTNCVLDPIIYCFLTKKFRKHLTEKFYSMRESRKCSRATSETGTEVVLQLKDGPVKSLRN; this is encoded by the coding sequence ATGACCAGCAGCCACTTCCAGCCCATAGCGATGGAGCCAAATAATTCCTTTCGTGTGGACTCCGAGTTCCGATACACCCTCTTCCCAATTTTTTACAGCATCGTCTTTGTGCTGGGGGTCATTGCTAACAGCTATGTGCTGTGGGTCTTTGCCAACTTGTACCCTTCCAAGAAATTCAACGAGATAAAGATCTTCATGGTGAACCTCACCATGGCTGACCTGCTCTTCCTGGTCACCCTGCCCCTGTGGATCGTCTACTACTACAACCAGGGCGACTGGATTCTCCCCAAATTCCTGTGCAACGTGGCTGGCTGCTTCTTCTTCATTAACACCTACTGCTCAGTGGCCTTCCTGGCTGTCATCACTTACAACCGCTTCCAGGCAGTGACAAGGCCCATCAAGACTGCTCAGGCTACCACCCGCAAGCGTGGCATCCTTCTGTCCCTGATTATCTGGGTGTCCATTGTGGGCGCAGCATCCTACTTCTTCGTCCTGGACTCGACCAACAAGGAGCGCAGCAAGAGCGGCTCGGGCAACATCACACGCTGCTTTGAGCATTACGAGAAGGGCAGCATCCCAGTCCTCATCATCCACATCTTCCTCGTGTTCAGCTTCTTCCTCGTCTTCCTCATCATCCTCTTTTGCAACCTGGTCATCATCCGCACGCTGCTCACGCAGCAGGTGCAGATGCAGCGCAATGCCGAGGTCAAGCGCCGGGCTCTCTGGATGGTCTGCACGGTCCTGGCTGTGTTCATCATCTGCTTCGTGCCCCACCACCTCGTGCAGCTGCCCTGGACCCTGGCCGAGCTGGGCTTCCAGGACACCGACTTCCACCAGGCGATTAACGATGCGCATCAGGTCACTCTCTGCCTCCTTAGTACCAACTGCGTCTTAGACCCCATTATCTACTGTTTCCTCACCAAGAAGTTCCGCAAGCACCTCACGGAGAAGTTCTACAGTATGCGCGAGAGCCGGAAGTGCTCCCGGGCCACCTCGGAGACGGGCACGGAAGTGGTCCTGCAGCTCAAAGATGGCCCTGTCAAATCCCTCAGAAATTAG